From the genome of Nitrosomonas sp., one region includes:
- the ald gene encoding alanine dehydrogenase — protein sequence MQIGVPKEIKIHENRVGLTPTSVRELVVHGHHVLVQQNAGLAIDFDDNRYRAAGAEIVESAEEIYARAELIVKVKEPQPTELGFLRPDQILFTYLHLAPDPAQTEGLLESGCIAIAYETVTDQYGGLPLLAPMSEVAGRMAVQAGAHALEMDQGGRGMLLGGVSGVPSAKVVILGGGVVGTNAARVAMGMEAHVTIIDKSIYRLQQLDFQYGSRINTIFSTVDAIEEQIVVADLVIGAVLVPGAATPRLVSHDLVKKMNRGSVLVDVAVDQGGCFATSRPTSLAKPTFVLEDVVHYCVPNMPGAVARTSTFALNNVTLPFVLAIADKGLKKALVDDAHLRAGLNVYEGQLTHPAVAHALNLLYADPLELLQ from the coding sequence ATGCAAATTGGCGTACCGAAAGAAATCAAAATCCATGAAAATCGTGTAGGGCTTACCCCGACCTCAGTACGTGAACTGGTTGTTCATGGTCATCACGTTTTGGTGCAACAAAACGCCGGATTGGCGATCGATTTCGATGACAACCGGTATCGGGCGGCAGGCGCAGAAATTGTCGAATCCGCCGAAGAAATTTATGCTCGCGCTGAATTAATCGTCAAAGTTAAGGAACCACAACCGACAGAACTCGGGTTCTTGCGTCCAGACCAAATATTGTTTACGTACCTGCATCTGGCACCAGATCCGGCACAGACTGAAGGACTGCTTGAGTCCGGCTGCATCGCCATCGCCTATGAAACCGTCACCGACCAATATGGCGGCCTGCCGCTGCTCGCTCCAATGAGCGAAGTAGCCGGGCGCATGGCCGTACAGGCCGGTGCGCATGCGCTTGAAATGGATCAGGGCGGACGCGGCATGTTGCTGGGCGGTGTATCCGGCGTACCCTCAGCAAAAGTGGTCATCCTTGGCGGCGGTGTAGTCGGCACCAATGCAGCACGCGTTGCCATGGGTATGGAAGCGCATGTCACCATCATTGACAAATCGATATACCGTCTGCAACAACTGGACTTTCAGTATGGTTCCCGCATTAATACGATATTCTCCACGGTCGACGCCATTGAAGAACAAATCGTCGTCGCCGATCTGGTCATTGGTGCGGTACTGGTTCCCGGTGCAGCGACACCCCGACTCGTCAGTCACGATCTCGTCAAAAAAATGAACCGGGGATCGGTTCTGGTCGATGTTGCCGTCGATCAGGGCGGTTGTTTCGCCACATCCAGACCCACTTCTCTCGCCAAGCCCACCTTTGTTCTGGAAGATGTCGTGCATTACTGTGTTCCGAACATGCCCGGCGCGGTTGCACGCACGTCGACTTTTGCGTTAAATAACGTCACCCTCCCATTTGTTCTGGCAATCGCTGATAAAGGCCTCAAAAAAGCGCTTGTTGACGATGCACACTTGCGCGCCGGCCTGAACGTCTATGAAGGCCAGCTTACCCACCCCGCCGTCGCACATGCGCTAAACCTGCTTTATGCCGACCCATTGGAATTGCTGCAATAA
- a CDS encoding SDR family oxidoreductase has translation MTNLHEKVAIVTGASRGIGAEIARALAKAGARVIVNYVRNQHAANEVCAAITEAGGKCVAIQADVSNSADVRRLFDAAIEHFGRIDILVNNAGILIFKKIAEVSDEEFDQILNINQKSIFYTLREAAERLADNGRIVNISSTVTRLMLPKYGIYAATKGAVEQLTRIFAREIGDRGITVNTVSPGPVYTELFRAGKTEEDIQRMAAMSSLGRIGEVNDIAQIVLFLVSDEAQWITGQDIGANGGII, from the coding sequence ATGACAAATCTACATGAAAAAGTCGCTATTGTTACCGGCGCATCGCGTGGAATTGGCGCCGAAATTGCGCGGGCACTGGCTAAAGCGGGTGCGCGAGTTATTGTCAATTATGTTCGGAACCAGCACGCTGCAAATGAAGTCTGTGCAGCGATAACTGAAGCCGGCGGCAAATGCGTAGCAATACAGGCTGATGTCAGCAATTCAGCCGATGTCAGACGGCTGTTTGATGCGGCAATTGAACATTTTGGACGCATCGATATTCTTGTCAATAATGCGGGGATTCTTATTTTCAAGAAAATTGCAGAAGTTTCGGATGAAGAATTTGATCAAATTCTCAACATCAATCAGAAAAGCATTTTTTATACTTTGCGCGAAGCTGCTGAACGTCTGGCCGACAATGGCCGCATCGTGAACATTTCGAGCACAGTAACCCGTCTGATGCTGCCTAAATACGGCATTTATGCCGCCACAAAAGGCGCAGTGGAACAGCTCACACGCATCTTTGCACGTGAAATCGGCGATAGAGGCATCACCGTTAATACTGTTTCACCTGGCCCAGTTTATACTGAATTATTCAGAGCCGGAAAAACTGAGGAAGATATTCAACGTATGGCCGCCATGTCTTCCTTGGGACGCATAGGGGAAGTCAATGATATCGCCCAAATTGTCCTGTTTCTGGTAAGTGACGAAGCTCAATGGATAACAGGTCAGGATATTGGCGCAAATGGCGGCATCATTTAG
- a CDS encoding TatD family hydrolase, which yields MFVDSHCHLDFPDLADNLDELLRKMEENQVTHALCVSVNLTDYPRVLALAETHNNLFASVGVHPDYENQQEPTAGQLAQLADHPKVIAIGETGLDYYRLQGDLEWQRARFREHIRAARKCNKPLIIHTRSAANDTLRIMREEGAEQVGGVMHCFTESWEVAQQAIEMNFYISFSGIVTFKNAVALKEVARKTPLDRILIETDSPYLAPVPYRGKLNQPAFVKHVAEEIARLRATNLEEIAAATTANFFKLFKKATDDNQAIQQGTLSHI from the coding sequence ATGTTTGTTGATTCACATTGCCACCTGGATTTTCCCGACCTTGCCGACAATCTCGATGAATTACTGCGCAAAATGGAAGAAAACCAAGTTACTCATGCCTTATGCGTCAGTGTCAATCTGACTGATTATCCCCGTGTTCTGGCGCTTGCAGAAACGCACAACAATCTGTTTGCCTCGGTTGGCGTCCATCCCGATTATGAAAACCAGCAAGAGCCGACCGCCGGTCAACTCGCGCAACTCGCCGACCACCCAAAAGTCATCGCAATTGGTGAAACCGGCCTGGATTATTATCGCTTGCAGGGCGATCTTGAGTGGCAACGCGCACGTTTCCGCGAGCATATCCGCGCCGCCCGTAAATGCAACAAGCCACTGATTATTCATACCCGTTCCGCTGCAAACGACACATTGCGTATTATGCGCGAAGAAGGTGCGGAACAAGTGGGCGGCGTCATGCATTGTTTTACTGAAAGCTGGGAAGTCGCGCAGCAGGCAATTGAAATGAATTTTTATATTTCATTTTCCGGCATTGTCACATTCAAGAATGCTGTGGCATTAAAAGAAGTCGCCAGGAAAACGCCATTGGATAGAATACTGATTGAAACCGACTCACCTTATCTGGCACCTGTACCCTATCGCGGCAAACTGAACCAGCCTGCATTTGTGAAACATGTTGCAGAAGAGATCGCCCGATTACGTGCAACAAATCTGGAAGAGATTGCAGCAGCAACAACCGCTAATTTTTTCAAATTGTTCAAAAAAGCCACCGATGACAATCAGGCAATACAACAGGGAACGTTAAGTCATATATGA
- the queD gene encoding 6-carboxytetrahydropterin synthase QueD, protein MLITRRLEFDAGHRISTHDSQCRHLHGHRYAIEITLSGHIIAENGVAQQGMVMDFSEVKRVAKRALIDKWDHAFLVYSGDTPVMEFLQSLKDHKTVVLDVQPTAENLAVIAFGILDEAYQDTYGNHLQLEQVRLFETPNCWAVAIRGKH, encoded by the coding sequence ATGTTAATTACACGCAGGCTGGAATTTGATGCCGGCCATCGGATATCAACGCATGATAGTCAATGCCGCCATCTGCATGGACACCGTTATGCAATCGAAATTACGTTGTCAGGTCATATTATCGCTGAGAACGGTGTTGCACAACAAGGCATGGTGATGGATTTTTCTGAAGTCAAACGGGTTGCCAAAAGGGCCTTAATCGACAAATGGGATCATGCGTTTCTCGTTTATTCCGGAGATACACCGGTGATGGAATTTCTGCAATCACTAAAAGATCATAAAACAGTTGTTCTGGATGTGCAGCCTACTGCTGAAAATCTTGCTGTGATTGCATTCGGCATTCTGGATGAAGCCTATCAGGATACCTATGGCAACCACCTTCAGCTTGAACAGGTACGCTTATTCGAAACACCGAACTGCTGGGCTGTCGCCATACGCGGCAAGCATTAA
- a CDS encoding radical SAM protein, with protein MQQASNLLNTSDHSRDTIGLTYVYPVVSRRAGGVSVGINLNPNNACNWRCIYCQVPDLKRGAAPPIILEKLEFELRGFLHELVNGNFMQEQVPPEARSIKDIALSGNGEPTSAKAFEQVIDLIGCVKKDFLLPKDLKLVLITNGSLLNRPNVLAGLQRMAQMNGEIWFKLDSATREGRLRINNTRMSLKQLRENINLSASVCPTWLQTCVFSLNHQPPAEKETSAYLEFVDSLLNDGVPLQGVLVYGIARPSLQPESQFLSRVDKDWFELFCDRIRKLGLEVKPNY; from the coding sequence TTGCAGCAAGCTTCCAACCTATTGAATACCTCAGATCACAGCCGTGACACTATCGGTTTGACTTATGTTTATCCGGTTGTTTCCCGGCGCGCGGGCGGTGTATCCGTCGGCATCAATCTAAACCCGAATAATGCCTGCAACTGGCGGTGCATTTATTGCCAGGTGCCTGATCTTAAACGTGGCGCCGCACCGCCGATCATTCTGGAAAAACTGGAATTCGAGTTGCGTGGTTTTTTGCATGAATTGGTCAATGGTAATTTCATGCAGGAACAGGTGCCGCCTGAAGCGCGGTCTATTAAAGATATTGCGTTGTCGGGAAACGGTGAGCCGACCAGTGCAAAAGCGTTTGAACAGGTTATCGATCTGATCGGGTGTGTCAAAAAGGATTTTTTGCTGCCAAAAGATTTAAAGCTGGTTTTAATTACCAATGGCAGTTTGTTAAACCGGCCTAATGTGTTGGCCGGTCTTCAACGTATGGCGCAGATGAATGGTGAAATCTGGTTCAAGCTTGACAGTGCAACACGTGAGGGGCGATTGCGTATCAACAATACGCGCATGAGCCTGAAACAATTACGTGAAAATATAAATCTATCCGCATCTGTCTGTCCGACATGGTTGCAAACTTGTGTGTTTAGCCTGAACCACCAGCCTCCTGCAGAGAAGGAGACAAGCGCCTATCTTGAGTTTGTTGACAGTCTGCTGAACGATGGAGTGCCTTTGCAAGGTGTGCTGGTCTATGGGATTGCGCGGCCTTCATTGCAACCTGAATCGCAATTTTTGTCACGGGTTGATAAAGACTGGTTTGAACTGTTTTGTGACAGAATCAGGAAGCTTGGCTTGGAGGTCAAGCCGAATTATTAA
- a CDS encoding alginate export family protein, translating into MNSLIRLAFLPTASTTSLIAKVTKWSMILCLCLAGMTGLVFQAHATNQDAGSGQAAGSGKYDFSKVPPVTPMPRPGLFAAPPSGPGYYSVWDLITGNKRENRPARPYAPFALMPTSAFDVDFRYLENPEHEKDIFDPVKRIHMGSDWLLSFGGSFWYRYVHETDSRLNAAGTNNDFHLLRTRVHADLWYQDRIRLFAEFLDARSFGSELTPLGIERNHTDMLNLFTDIKLADVNGPVYFRAGRQELLYGSQRLISTLDWANTRRTFQGGKIFWRNEKFDLDAFWVRPMKTEKGEFDNWDTQQNFWGLWGSIKPMPNHLIDLYYLGLDNQNNVSPANVAIGNIMGGNFSIHTWGGRLIGNFDRILYELEGMYQWGERSNLDVSAFSVATGVGYRMPLPMNPHVWIRYDFASGDANPNDGRSNTFSHLFPFGHYYLGFMDQVGRQNIHDFNAQFTMNPVPWFTFISQYHRYYLANQRDFLYNAGGVALIRDSSGQSGSHVGDEIDFRANIHVSRHQDVLVGYSKLFSGDFLQAQRPGVNSDLFYIQYNFRF; encoded by the coding sequence ATGAATTCGCTAATCCGTTTAGCTTTTTTACCGACAGCTTCAACAACCAGTTTGATCGCGAAAGTAACCAAATGGTCGATGATACTTTGCCTGTGTTTGGCAGGTATGACCGGTCTGGTTTTTCAAGCGCATGCTACGAATCAGGACGCCGGATCAGGTCAGGCGGCCGGAAGCGGTAAATACGATTTTTCAAAAGTTCCTCCAGTAACACCTATGCCCAGGCCGGGATTGTTTGCGGCGCCACCCTCTGGCCCTGGGTATTATTCCGTATGGGATCTGATAACCGGGAACAAACGCGAAAATCGTCCGGCAAGACCTTACGCTCCTTTTGCACTCATGCCGACATCAGCCTTCGATGTTGATTTCCGATACCTGGAAAATCCGGAACATGAGAAAGATATTTTCGATCCGGTAAAGCGCATTCATATGGGCAGTGACTGGTTGCTTTCATTTGGTGGAAGCTTCTGGTACCGCTATGTCCATGAAACGGATAGCCGTTTGAATGCGGCGGGCACTAATAACGATTTCCATTTGCTGAGAACGCGTGTTCACGCGGATTTATGGTATCAGGATCGCATCCGGTTGTTTGCTGAGTTCCTGGATGCACGCTCATTTGGTTCTGAATTGACTCCGCTCGGCATTGAAAGAAATCACACTGATATGTTGAATCTGTTTACTGATATCAAACTGGCGGATGTAAACGGTCCGGTTTATTTCAGAGCAGGCCGCCAGGAGCTGTTATATGGTTCGCAAAGATTGATTTCAACGCTTGATTGGGCTAATACGCGGCGCACGTTCCAGGGTGGTAAGATCTTCTGGCGTAACGAGAAATTCGATTTGGATGCGTTCTGGGTGCGGCCGATGAAAACAGAAAAGGGCGAGTTTGACAACTGGGATACACAACAAAATTTCTGGGGGCTTTGGGGCAGCATCAAACCGATGCCTAATCATTTGATTGATCTTTATTACCTGGGGCTGGATAACCAGAATAATGTTTCACCTGCAAATGTTGCTATCGGTAATATTATGGGCGGCAATTTCTCGATTCATACCTGGGGCGGCCGTCTGATAGGTAATTTTGACCGGATTCTCTACGAACTCGAAGGGATGTATCAATGGGGTGAGAGATCAAATCTCGACGTATCCGCTTTTTCGGTTGCAACAGGCGTTGGTTATCGCATGCCTTTACCTATGAATCCACATGTCTGGATACGGTATGACTTTGCTTCCGGTGATGCCAATCCGAATGATGGCAGAAGCAATACTTTCAGTCATCTTTTCCCGTTTGGCCATTACTACTTGGGTTTTATGGATCAGGTTGGTCGTCAGAATATTCATGATTTTAATGCGCAATTCACAATGAATCCAGTTCCATGGTTTACATTTATTTCGCAATATCACCGCTACTATCTGGCAAATCAACGTGACTTTCTCTACAATGCAGGCGGGGTAGCGTTGATCAGAGATTCATCCGGACAATCAGGGAGTCATGTTGGTGATGAAATTGATTTCCGTGCAAATATTCATGTCAGCCGTCATCAGGATGTATTGGTTGGCTACTCAAAATTGTTCAGCGGGGATTTTTTGCAAGCGCAAAGACCGGGCGTAAATTCTGATTTATTCTACATTCAGTATAATTTCAGATTCTAA